Proteins encoded together in one Telopea speciosissima isolate NSW1024214 ecotype Mountain lineage chromosome 4, Tspe_v1, whole genome shotgun sequence window:
- the LOC122660036 gene encoding pectin acetylesterase 12-like → MKLLWVFGLVGFFVGRWVDCFEGLNVTEVSHLDSYGVSSNLLMVGLSLIKGAAAKGAVCLDGTSPGYHLHRGFGSGANSWLIQLEGGGWCNDIRTCVYRKKTRRGSSTYMEKQIPFTGILSNKAEENPDFFNWNRVKLRYCDGASFSGDGQDEAAGLYFRGQRIWLSGMEDLMSKGMKHANQALLSGCSAGGLAAILHCDEFRALFPRTTKIKCLSDAGLFLDAIDVSGRRALRNMFGGVVSLQGVQKNLPGTCTGNMDPTSCFFPQNLIANIKTPLFLLNAAYDAWQLQASLAPPSADPHGYWHECKLNNAHCTASQIQFLQGFRNQMLNAVKGFSMSRKNGLFINSCFAHGQTERQDTWFADESPLIGSKGIAQSVGDWYFDRTRVKAIDCAYPCDNTCHNLIFK, encoded by the exons ATGAAACTCTTGTGGGTCTTTGGTTTAGTTGGGTTTTTTGTGGGCAGATGGGTGGATTGTTTTGAGGGTTTGAATGTGACAGAGGTTTCTCATCTCGATAGTTATGGAGTCTCCAGCAATCTTTTGATGGTGGGTCTCAGCCTTATCAAAGGAGCTGCTGCAAAAGGAGCCG TTTGTCTGGATGGAACTTCACCTGGTTACCACTTGCATCGTGGATTCGGGTCAGGGGCGAACAGCTGGCTCATCCAATTGGAG GGAGGAGGCTGGTGCAATGACATTAGGACTTGTGTTTACCGCAAGAAAACCCGCCGTGGTTCATCAACATATATGGAAAAGCAGATCCCTTTTACAGGAATTTTGAGCAATAAAGCTGAAGAAAATCCTG ATTTTTTCAACTGGAATAGGGTCAAACTTCGTTATTGTGATGGTGCATCTTTTAGTGGGGATGGTCAAGATGAG GCTGCAGGACTTTACTTTCGAGGACAACGCATCTGGTTATCTGGCATGGAAGATTTAATGTCAAAGGGAATGAAACATGCCAACCAG GCTCTTCTTTCTGGTTGCTCTGCTGGGGGTCTGGCTGCTATACTACATTGTGATGAGTTTCGAGCACTATTTCCTAGAACTACAAAAATCAAATGCCTGAGTGATGCTGGATTATTTCTTGATGC GATTGATGTATCTGGTAGGCGTGCCCTAAGAAATATGTTTGGAGGTGTGGTTAGCTTACAG GGTGTGCAGAAGAACCTGCCAGGAACTTGTACTGGCAACATGGATCCGACTTCG TGCTTCTTTCCTCAAAACTTAATTGCCAACATTAAGACGCCACTTTTTCTTCTAAATGCAGCCTATGATGCATGGCAG CTCCAAGCCAGTTTAGCTCCACCATCAGCTGACCCACATGGTTATTGGCATGAATGTAAATTGAATAATGCACACTGCACTGCATCACAGATACAATTTCTCCAAG GCTTCAGGAACCAAATGCTCAATGCTGTAAAAGGCTTCTCAATGTCCAGGAAAAATGGATTGTTCATAAATTCATGTTTTGCTCACGGCCAGACTGAGAGACAGGATACATGGTTCGCCGATGAATCACCCCTTATTGGGAGCAAG GGAATTGCACAATCTGTTGGTGACTGGTATTTTGACCGAACAAGAGTGAAGGCAATCGACTGTGCATATCCGTGTGACAATACTTGTCACAATCTTATATTCAAATGA
- the LOC122659620 gene encoding transcription factor MYB61-like: protein MGRHSCCYKQKLRKGLWSPEEDEKLLRHITKYGHGCWSSVPKQAGLQRCGKSCRLRWINYLRPDLKRGTFSHQEENLIIELHAVLGNRWSQIAAQLPGRTDNEIKNLWNSCIKKKLRQRGIDPNTHKPLSEVIEHAEEEKAPTNSNNEKTPGVSNELNLLNLENLKPGLVAAAPESKSPSMAANRYPLHGCSSSKIIRNSDSLTPAATTKEFFLERFVTSHDTSSSSSTCRSIESIGYFPLQQLNNYGSTNTGLISSVNSTPPPPPPPNTSFWFNHNSCNKAFDYFTPECNSSLFPSSGSSISSLLPTSSINSMPMGLKPPTITTSLLSNNTTTNGNQYWGAGSSGNNNNNNSSSSSSNNSTGSGSSSINELQSSSNGAFFENSVFPWGLTDCNNTEDNNKVASQVDHIETEPAAAEDIIKWSEFLHTPFLMTSTVLQNQMPQPLYNEIKSEAHILTTDDRLNGTSWHHQNYNNQQQQQQQQQQQQLQLQAANSDMYAKDFHRLAAAFGQL from the exons ATGGGAAGGCACTCTTGCTGTTACAAACAGAAGTTGAGGAAAGGTCTCTGGTCTCCAGAGGAAGACGAGAAGCTTTTGAGACATATTACCAAGTATGGACACGGATGTTGGAGCTCTGTCCCTAAACAAGCAG GTTTGCAGAGGTGTGGTAAGAGCTGCCGGTTGAGGTGGATAAACTACCTGAGGCCTGATTTGAAGCGAGGCACATTCTCACACCAGGAAGAGAACCTTATCATTGAACTCCATGCTGTTCTTGGCAACAG GTGGTCTCAGATTGCAGCACAGTTACCGGGAAGAACTGACAACGAAATCAAAAACCTATGGAACTCTTGCATTAAGAAGAAGCTCCGACAGAGAGGCATTGACCCCAACACCCACAAACCTCTCTCTGAGGTTATTGAGCatgcagaagaagaaaaagcgcCCACCAACAGCAACAATGAGAAAACCCCGGGGGTTTCCAACGAACTGAATCTCCTCAACTTAGAGAATTTGAAACCCGGTTTGGTAGCTGCAGCACCAGAGTCGAAGTCGCCTTCAATGGCTGCGAATAGGTACCCACTCCATGGTTGTTCGAGTTCCAAGATCATCAGAAACAGCGACTCTCTCACACCCGCGGCCACAACCAAGGAATTCTTCCTAGAGAGGTTTGTGACGTCTCACGAcaccagcagcagcagcagcacttGCAGGTCTATAGAATCAATTGGGTATTTTCCACTTCAGCAATTGAATAATTATGGGTCGACCAACACGGGGCTGATCTCCTCCGTAAACtcaactcctcctcctcctcctcctccaaacACATCCTTCTGGTTCAATCACAACTCATGCAATAAGGCTTTCGACTACTTCACTCCCGAATGCAATTCCAGTCTTTTTCCATCATCCGGGTCATCAATAAGTTCACTTCTCCCTACTTCTTCCATTAATTCCATGCCAATGGGTCTCAAGCCCCCCACCATCACTACTAGTCTTCTCTCTAATAACACTACGACAAACGGAAATCAGTACTGGGGAGCCGGCAGCTCCggtaacaacaacaacaacaacagtagcagcagcagcagcaacaacagtaCTGGAAGCGGTAGTAGCAGTATTAATGAATtgcagagcagcagcaatggcgcCTTCTTTGAGAACAGCGTCTTCCCTTGGGGATTGACGGATTGCAACAACACAGAAGATAATAATAAGGTAGCCAGCCAAGTCGATCACATTGAAACCGAACCTGCAGCGGCTGAAGATATCATCAAATGGTCCGAATTTCTCCACACTCCATTCCTAATGACTTCCACAGTGCTACAGAACCAAATGCCTCAACCATTATACAATGAGATTAAATCAGAAGCCCACATACTCACCACCGATGACAGGTTGAATGGTACTTCATGGCATCATCAGAACTACAACaaccagcagcagcaacaacaacaacaacaacaacaacaactacagtTACAAGCTGCTAATTCCGATATGTATGCTAAGGATTTTCATAGACTTGCGGCTGCCTTCGGACAACTATAG